Proteins from a single region of Candidatus Korarchaeota archaeon NZ13-K:
- a CDS encoding 50S ribosomal protein L13e — translation MRPVDRAYETPEPPRAHLNARWKRKKIGRGFSLGELERAGISASEARRLGIYIDRRRRTVHEWNVEALIRLKASQDVKDSS, via the coding sequence ATTCGCCCCGTCGATAGAGCCTATGAGACCCCTGAGCCCCCTCGTGCTCACCTCAACGCGCGGTGGAAGAGGAAGAAGATAGGCAGGGGATTCAGCCTGGGAGAGCTGGAGAGGGCCGGGATAAGCGCCTCGGAGGCAAGGAGGCTCGGGATCTACATAGATAGGAGGAGGAGAACTGTTCACGAGTGGAACGTGGAGGCCTTGATCAGGTTGAAGGCCTCTCAGGACGTCAAAGATTCCTCCTGA